The proteins below are encoded in one region of Methanofollis aquaemaris:
- a CDS encoding Hsp20/alpha crystallin family protein — protein MYSEIPDEDFQQLNEYIRRMVCRAMAEGTGRSIAFRVDLMIQGGRCHVLPPVWSQISGGDVVEDDENQNEPWVEVQETERQYLVTAEIPGMQEEEIRVWQEGSVLHIDAANHGRQYSKQVDLPSFDLEVEWMTYRNGVLEVVFGPTQDDEGPAGCQG, from the coding sequence ATGTACTCTGAAATTCCAGACGAAGATTTCCAGCAACTCAATGAATATATCAGGCGGATGGTCTGCCGGGCGATGGCGGAAGGCACTGGCCGGTCGATCGCGTTCAGGGTCGACCTGATGATCCAGGGGGGGCGGTGTCATGTCCTGCCACCGGTCTGGTCCCAGATAAGCGGCGGGGACGTGGTCGAAGATGACGAGAACCAGAACGAGCCCTGGGTCGAGGTCCAGGAGACCGAGCGACAATATCTGGTGACCGCCGAGATCCCCGGGATGCAGGAGGAGGAGATCAGAGTCTGGCAGGAGGGTTCGGTGCTGCACATCGACGCGGCGAACCATGGGAGGCAGTACAGCAAGCAGGTCGATCTCCCTTCCTTTGATCTTGAAGTGGAGTGGATGACTTACCGGAACGGCGTCCTTGAGGTCGTTTTCGGTCCGACACAGGATGATGAAGGCCCTGCCGGCTGCCAGGGATAA
- the rlmH gene encoding 23S rRNA (pseudouridine(1915)-N(3))-methyltransferase RlmH, with protein sequence MRISVVAVGKAKERYIAEGIAEYEKRLGPYGGAKVVEVRDERIPKNASPAEEVQVKEREGERLLAAVPDGALVVALDPAGVAWSSEELAEHFGRWEIEGVRDVSFLIGGPLGLSDAVYVRSDLRLSLSRMTFLHTLVRVILLEQVYRAFRILRGEPYHK encoded by the coding sequence ATGCGGATCAGTGTCGTCGCCGTCGGGAAGGCGAAGGAGCGCTACATTGCCGAGGGGATCGCAGAGTACGAGAAACGTCTGGGTCCATACGGGGGGGCGAAGGTCGTCGAGGTGCGGGACGAGCGGATCCCGAAGAACGCCTCTCCGGCCGAGGAGGTGCAGGTCAAGGAGCGGGAGGGGGAACGGTTGCTTGCCGCAGTCCCTGACGGTGCCCTGGTCGTCGCGCTCGACCCCGCGGGTGTGGCATGGTCGAGCGAAGAACTCGCCGAGCACTTTGGCCGGTGGGAGATCGAGGGGGTGCGGGATGTTTCGTTTCTGATCGGCGGACCCCTGGGTCTTTCCGATGCGGTTTATGTCCGTTCTGATCTCCGCCTCTCGCTTTCGAGGATGACCTTCCTCCATACCCTGGTCAGAGTTATCCTTCTTGAGCAAGTCTACCGTGCGTTCAGAATCCTGCGGGGAGAGCCGTACCACAAATAA
- a CDS encoding nucleoside deaminase — protein sequence MDRFMGEAAREARASLAEGGIPIGAVLVRDGAVIGRGHNRRVQEDDPILHAEIDCLRNAGRVGRYGDCVLYSTLMPCYLCAGAVVQFGIPRVVVGESANFAGARDFLEEHGVEVVDLDLLACREMMHRFILDRPTLWDEDIGALE from the coding sequence ATGGATCGGTTCATGGGAGAGGCGGCGCGGGAGGCGCGGGCCTCCCTTGCCGAGGGGGGTATCCCGATCGGTGCGGTGCTGGTGCGGGACGGTGCGGTGATCGGCCGCGGGCACAACCGCCGGGTGCAGGAGGACGATCCCATTCTCCATGCCGAGATCGATTGTCTCCGGAATGCCGGGCGGGTCGGGAGGTATGGGGACTGTGTCCTGTACTCCACCCTGATGCCCTGCTATCTCTGTGCCGGGGCGGTGGTCCAGTTCGGGATCCCGCGGGTGGTCGTCGGGGAGTCGGCGAACTTTGCCGGGGCCCGGGACTTTCTGGAGGAGCACGGGGTCGAGGTGGTCGACCTCGACCTGCTCGCATGCCGTGAGATGATGCACCGGTTTATTCTGGATCGCCCGACACTCTGGGACGAGGACATCGGGGCGCTGGAGTGA